The genomic region TAGAGATGCGTGCCGAGCAGCCACGCGCGCGTGGTGAAAGCGAAGCCGGCCGGAAAGCGGTCGAGCGCTGCCGATCCCACGATCAGTTTCATCGTGGACGCGGGTATGAAGGCATCGTCGGCATGCCGATTCGCTAAGACCGCACCGTCGCTGAGATCGATCGCATAGAGACCGACGTGCGCGCCGATCAGCGTCGGCGCTATCGGCGCGGTTTGGGCAAAGGTTGCGCCGGTGCAGAGTAACGCAAGCGCGGCTATCGAGCAGACGATCCTATGCATCGACGTCGCAACGCAATAGATCGTCGATCGTCTCCCGTCGCGCGTAGAGCTGCGGCGGTCCGTCGCCGACCGCGACGATCGGCGGGCGCAAGAAACGATTGTAATTGCTGGCCATGCTGTACGTGTATGCTCCGGCCGAACACATGGCGAGCAGATCGCCGGCTTTAAGGCGCAGCGGCAGCAACATGTCGCCCAGCTCGTCATTTTCGCACGAACGCCCGCATAGCGTAACTTCGTGCACGCCGCCGGGCGTTTCGTGTACGGGAACCACATGGTGCTTCGCGCCGTAAAGCGCGGGGCGTGGATTATCGGCCATGCTTCCATCGACGATGACGAACGTCCGCCGGTCGTATCGCTTGATCGCCATGACGCGATATAGCGAGGTCCCGGCGTTCCCCACGATATAGCGTCCGGGCTCGATTTCGAGCGACGGCATCGGCAGGCCGAGCGTACTCGTAGCCTCGCGCGCGCTAGCTACCATACCGGCGATCGCGGCCTGGAGATCCAGGGTTTCGTCGGTTGGATTCGGATGCGTGGCGATGCCGAATCCGCCACCGAGAATCAGCGTATCGATGGCTGCGCCGGCATCCGTAAAGCGTTGCATCGCCGCGACCAACTGCTGCGCGTTCGCTGCAAAAGGCGCCGCCTCGTAAATCTGCGACCCGATATGCGCGTGCAAACCGCGCAATCGAAGCGTAGGT from Candidatus Dormiibacterota bacterium harbors:
- the lysA gene encoding diaminopimelate decarboxylase gives rise to the protein MSFFPPGHSYDDGVLHISGERADQLAETYGTPLLVLDLREIDASVARLRAACEPHGVRISYAGKALLVTALARRIDRLGLALDVSSLGELATAERAGVPPERVTMHGAGKDAAELQAALDGRVGRIIVDGIDELGRLARMPASKRGADIILRLNTGIEAHTHDFVRTAGDDSKFGIAPHEEAEALRLLASAPTLRLRGLHAHIGSQIYEAAPFAANAQQLVAAMQRFTDAGAAIDTLILGGGFGIATHPNPTDETLDLQAAIAGMVASAREATSTLGLPMPSLEIEPGRYIVGNAGTSLYRVMAIKRYDRRTFVIVDGSMADNPRPALYGAKHHVVPVHETPGGVHEVTLCGRSCENDELGDMLLPLRLKAGDLLAMCSAGAYTYSMASNYNRFLRPPIVAVGDGPPQLYARRETIDDLLRCDVDA